In a single window of the Papaver somniferum cultivar HN1 chromosome 8, ASM357369v1, whole genome shotgun sequence genome:
- the LOC113303029 gene encoding coiled-coil domain-containing protein 130-like, translating to MSSLAAARADNFYYPPEWTPDQGSLNKFHGQHALRERAKKIDQGILVIRFEMPYNIWCGGCNSMIGKGVRFNAEKKQVGNYYSTKIWSFSMKSACCQNEIVIQTDPKNCEYVIISGAQKKTEDYDVEDAETFELPAAEERGKLADPFYRLEHQEEDLQKKKQAEPVLVRLQRVSDSRHSDDYSLNKALRSRLRSQKKRVVEEETASAKMGLAIRLLPRSEEDNSEAKRVKFPSKFERSRKDKRALIKAASIFPDSSGSSRMELELKRRKIKASITTRLLSGSVKPSAWSQSCSTSAINKGSTVTARKR from the exons ATG TCTTCGCTTGCAGCTGCTAGAGCAGATAACTTTTACTATCCCCCAGAATGGACCCCCGACCAG GGTTCTTTGAACAAGTTTCATGGACAACATGCTCTAAGGGAGCGGGCAAAAAAGATAGATCAGGGAATTCTGGTAATAAG GTTCGAGATGCCTTACAATATTTGGTGTGGGGGATGCAATTCCATGATTGGAAAGGGTGTAAGATTCAATGCAGAGAAGAAGCAAGTGGGAAATTACTACTCCACAAAG ATTTGGAGCTTTTCCATGAAATCAGCATGTTGTCAAAATGAGATTGTTATCCAGACAGATCCAAAAAACTGTGAGTATGTAATTATCAGTGGGGCTCAGAAAAAGACTGAGGATTACGATGTTGAAGATGCAGAGACTTTTGAACTCCCAGCAGCTGAAG AAAGAGGAAAGCTTGCAGATCCATTCTACCGTCTTGAACACCAGGAAGAGGATTTACAGAAAAAGAAACAAGCTGAACCAGTACTGGTGCGCTTGCAGCGCGTTTCTGATTCTAGGCATTCAGATGATTACTCCCTTAACAAGGCTCTGCGGTCTCGGCTTAGG AGTCAAAAGAAAAGGGTTGTAGAAGAAGAGACTGCCTCTGCAAAAATGGGCCTTGCGATAAGACTACTGCCTCGATCAGAAGAAGATAATTCAGAGGCAAAACGAGTCAAGTTCCCTTCCAAGTTTGAACGGAGCAGAAAGGACAAGCGAGCCTTGATCAAAGCTGCCTCGATTTTCCCGGATAGTTCTGGCTCTTCGCGAATGGAGTTGGAGTTGAAGAGAAGGAAAATAAAAGCATCTATAACAACAAGGTTGCTCTCAGGGTCAGTCAAGCCATCGGCTTGGTCACAAAGTTGTTCTACTAGTGCAATTAATAAGGGATCAACTGTGACTGCAAGAAAGAGGTGA
- the LOC113303028 gene encoding cyclin-B1-2-like — protein sequence MEDASKQTIAHEIGGINDALRFGLNGVKSDIVGVHPVQSTFQSTQMSQAEMKRRGLAMTYGSAFPLKMDLDSRMLARFQRPPGAVSSSMLGLEAVNGTLDDFGCEDFHCLNDPRESETYRPADMHHGMEVRLGLSSGPVCPSFI from the exons ATGGAGGATGCTTCAAAACAAACGATCGCACACGAAATTGGAGGAATCAATGATGCCCTACGTTTTGGTTTAAATGGTGTTAAGAGTGATATAGTTGGAGTTCATCCTGTTCAATCCACCTTTCAATCT acACAGATGTCACAGGCTGAGATGAAAAGGAGGGGTCTTGCTATGACTTATGGATCTGCTTTTCCATTGAAGATGGATCTAGATTCACGGATGCTAGCTAG GTTTCAAAGGCCTCCAGGGGCGGTGTCATCATCCATGCTAGGTCTCGAGGCTGTCAATGGTACCTTGGATGACTTCGGTTGCGAAGATTTCCATTGCCTAAATG ACCCACGTGAATCTGAAACTTACAGGCCAGCTGACATGCATCATGGAATGGAAGTTCGTCTTGGCCTATCCAGTGGACCAGTCTGCCCCAGTTTCATTTGA